The Bdellovibrionales bacterium genome includes a window with the following:
- a CDS encoding RNA pseudouridine synthase, which translates to MSKLEILFRNSDFLAVNKGTGKSVHSCEDTENLLSTIEAEMGISLLFPVHRLDKETSGIQLIALTKDCARDLANEFQGRKVEKIYTGIIRGQLDVCEGIWTTPLTDKAEGRRNPEGTFKDRVSCETRFQVLRSNRYFSLCKFVLVTGRQHQIRKHTALAKHHLIGDPRYGDLKYNRMIHDRYQLQRMFLHCSFVKIVGQIIECPAPVDFDKFFSKD; encoded by the coding sequence ATGAGCAAATTAGAGATTCTATTTAGAAATAGTGATTTTCTTGCCGTAAACAAAGGAACAGGGAAATCTGTCCACAGTTGTGAAGACACAGAAAATTTATTGTCAACAATTGAAGCTGAAATGGGCATTTCTCTCCTATTTCCTGTCCACCGGCTCGACAAGGAAACAAGTGGAATCCAGCTCATCGCATTGACCAAGGATTGTGCGAGAGATTTAGCCAATGAATTTCAAGGGAGAAAGGTAGAAAAGATTTATACTGGTATTATTCGAGGCCAACTCGATGTTTGTGAGGGCATTTGGACTACTCCTCTCACGGACAAAGCTGAGGGTCGTAGGAATCCTGAAGGCACCTTTAAGGATAGGGTTTCCTGTGAGACTAGATTTCAAGTTCTGAGATCCAACCGTTATTTTTCTCTCTGTAAATTTGTGTTGGTTACTGGGCGACAACATCAAATCCGAAAACACACAGCCTTAGCTAAACATCACTTGATTGGTGATCCTCGGTATGGCGACTTAAAATACAATCGAATGATACACGACCGGTACCAATTGCAACGAATGTTTTTGCATTGTTCCTTCGTTAAAATAGTAGGACAAATAATTGAATGTCCGGCCCCCGTAGATTTTGACAAATTTTTTTCTAAAGATTAA